The Fibrobacter sp. UWR4 genome segment CGCCAGCTCTGCCAAAGCATCCTCTTCCAGCGAAGCTACCGCCAATAGTTCCAGCAGCATTGGGGACGTTTCCTCCAGCAGCACCAACGCTTCAGCAGAAAGCGGTAGCTGGCGCGAGCATTGCCTGGACGTCATCAACAAATACCGAGCTACAGAAGACCTGAAGGCACTTACTTTAGCACCCGAAGCAAAACAGACTTGTACAGACGATCAAGCAGCCGCCGATTTGAAGTCCAACAAGGCTCACGGGCATTTTGGAGACTGCGGCGAATTCGCACAGAATTCCGGCCCTAACATTTCCCTCTCCTGGAAAGGTTCAGAAGTTGAAATTGTAGACTACTATCTAAAAATGATGTGGGATGAAAAAGAACTCATCGAAAGTGGCAAAAGGGATCCCGAAAAGAAGGAAGACTATTCCTACATAGGCCACTACCTGAACATGAGTAACACGAAGTACAGTACTGTAGCCTGTGGAATCGCAAAGTCCTCTGATGGCAAAACCGGCTGGCTGAACATCAACTTCTTCTAATCGCAAAAGTCTACTTGGAGAACCCCATGTCCGTAAAACTTGAAGAATCCTGGTTGGACCTGCTCAATGACCAGTTCGAACAACCCTACTTTAAGCAGATCAAGGAAACACTTGTAAAGGAAAAAGCCGCAGGACAGATCATCTACCCTCCAGGATCCAAGATTTTTGCAGCTTTGGATTTCTGCCCGGTGGAAAAAGTAAAGGCGGTCATTATCGGACAGGACCCTTACCACAATCCGGGACAAGCCCACGGTCTTTGCTTTTCCGTCCCCATGGGAATTGAGCCGCCGCCATCCCTCATCAACATCTTCAAGGAACTGCACGACGACTTAGGCATCGACCCTCCCCCTCACGGCAACCTGGAATCTTGGGCCCAACAGGGAATTTTACTGCTGAACGCATCCCTGACGGTTCGAGCCCACCAGGCCGCCAGTCATGCAGGAATCGGTTGGCAGCAATTTACGGATACCATTATCCAAAGGCTTTCACAAACCCGGGAAAACCTGGTTTTCCTCCTGTGGGGCAGCTTTGCCATAAAAAAACAGGAACTTGTAGCCCCAAATCGAGGTCATCTTATTCTTACAGCACCTCATCCTAGCCCACTTTCCGCATACCGTGGTTTCTTTGGCTGTAAACACTTCAGCAAGGCAAATACCTACCT includes the following:
- a CDS encoding CAP domain-containing protein → MFKRCSLLAIVTSILLACGDSSSGPVNEEQPASSAKASSSSEATANSSSSIGDVSSSSTNASAESGSWREHCLDVINKYRATEDLKALTLAPEAKQTCTDDQAAADLKSNKAHGHFGDCGEFAQNSGPNISLSWKGSEVEIVDYYLKMMWDEKELIESGKRDPEKKEDYSYIGHYLNMSNTKYSTVACGIAKSSDGKTGWLNINFF
- the ung gene encoding uracil-DNA glycosylase, producing the protein MSVKLEESWLDLLNDQFEQPYFKQIKETLVKEKAAGQIIYPPGSKIFAALDFCPVEKVKAVIIGQDPYHNPGQAHGLCFSVPMGIEPPPSLINIFKELHDDLGIDPPPHGNLESWAQQGILLLNASLTVRAHQAASHAGIGWQQFTDTIIQRLSQTRENLVFLLWGSFAIKKQELVAPNRGHLILTAPHPSPLSAYRGFFGCKHFSKANTYLQSKGLEPIDWSIR